The proteins below are encoded in one region of Knoellia sp. S7-12:
- a CDS encoding RNA-binding S4 domain-containing protein, whose translation MTTTEIPIAGESIRLGQLLKFASVVEDGADARAVVEAGEVTVNGEVDTRRGRQVRPGDTVTYAGETFSVVAED comes from the coding sequence GTGACAACCACCGAGATCCCCATCGCCGGCGAGAGCATCCGCCTCGGCCAGCTCCTCAAGTTCGCGTCCGTCGTCGAGGACGGCGCCGACGCCCGCGCCGTCGTCGAGGCGGGCGAGGTCACGGTCAACGGTGAGGTCGATACGCGCCGCGGCCGCCAGGTGCGCCCCGGGGACACCGTGACCTACGCCGGCGAGACGTTCTCGGTCGTCGCTGAAGACTGA